GATCCTTCATCAGGTCTAATTTTAATGGCAGGTGTGTATTACGGTGCGGTATTTGGTGGCTCGACTTCTTCTATTCTGATCAACGCTCCGGGTTGTTCTTCTACCGTTGTGACCGCTTTTGATGGCTACCCAATGGCGCAGAAAGGTCAGGCTGGTAAAGCACTTGCTCTGGCTGCCTACTCGTCATTTACAGGTGGTACCCTATCCGCGATTATGCTGCTTGTCGCGGCTCCTGCTCTGGCAAGCGTGTCACTTAGCTTCCAGTCTTCTGACTACTTCGCACTGATGCTATTAGGCTTGTCAGCTGTTGCCGCTTTTGCTGGTAAAGGTCAGGTAATCAAAGCTTGGATGATGACCATTCTAGGCTTAATGCTCTCCACGGTAGGTATCGATAAAGGCGTGGGAGTAGAACGCTTTACGTTTGGACTGACAGACTTAATGGATGGATTCAGCTTCCTGCTTTTAGCTATGGCGACTTTTGCATTAGGCGAGACCTTAATGGGCATCCTTAAACCAGAAAAAGACACTCGCAACGAAGAACAAAGCAAAATGAGTGACATTGGCAGCATGAAAGTCACCAAAGAGGAAATCAAAGAGGTCGCGCCTGTTTCGATTCGTTCTTCTATATTGGGCTTCTTTACCGGCGTGTTGCCAGGCGCTGGTGCAACTATCGCAGCCTTTCTGAGCTATGGTATGGAACGTAACCTAGCACCTAAAGATAAAAAAGAACAATTTGGTAAAGGCAGCATCCGCGGGTTGGTTGCTCCAGAGTCAGCGAACAATGCAGCATCAAGTGGCTCATTTGTACCGCTTTTAACCTTGGGTATTCCGGGTTCAGGCACAACAGCGATCATGTTAGGCGCACTGATTGCTTATGGTATCCAACCGGGCCCACGTCTGTTTGTCGAGCATCCTGACGTCTTCTGGTCAGTTATCATCTCGATGTACTTTGGTAACATTGTTTTAGTGATTCTCAACTTGCCACTGATTCCTTATATTTCCAAGTTGTTGGCAGTCCCTAGAACCGTGCTATTACCAATGATTTTGTTCTTCTCTATTACTGGTGTTTACCTAGTGTCATTCAACACTATGGATGTCTTCATCATGTTGTTGATTGCGATGGGTGCCATTGCACTGAGGCTAGCTAATTTCCCTCTCGCTCCACTGTTGCTTGGTTTTATCCTTGGCGGATTGATGGAAGAGAACTTACGTCGGGCATTAATGATCAGTGACGGAGAACTCAGCTTCCTATGGGAAAGACCTATTTCAATGACCTTTACCGTGTTAGCCGTATTGGTATTGTTTAGCCCTATTCTCGTTAAGCTGTTTCAAAGACTAAAACCTAGTCCGGTTAAAGCGGAGCAATAAACACCCATTCTAAGGAGGCAATTTAGCCTCCTTTGTTACCTCTATTTGCCAACACTATCATTTAGAGTTTATACTCTAATTTTTACAAGTAGAGTTCATTGTATGTCGCTGCGTCCTATTGCCTTGATAATTGGCTGCCTTAGCTCATTCCCGTTTGCAGCCCATTCTGCGGCAATCAGTTTTAGTGAAGCTTGGCAGCTATTGCAAAACGAAAATAATTCGTTAGCTGCACAAAGAGCGAATGTTGACCGATATCAACACTTAGAAAATGCGACGGCTAACCTGAACCTACCATCAGTGACGATTGGGGCAAACTACACGCGCTTAGATACCGATGTCACTCTATCGGGCAACCAATTGATTGAAAGTACTAATGGCACCTTACCCAGTGTTGGTAGTCTCTCACTCCCTCCTTCATTACTCTCAGGGCTCGGTCAACTGTTTACCGAGCTAGGCAATACAACGTCTACGATTACCCAACGGGACATTTTTACGTCTTCTATCAGAGCCATTTGGCCTATTTTTACTGGTGGTCGAATTACTGCAGCACAATCAGCCGCACAAGGTAAATCAGAGGAAGCGCAAAGCCAACTCGCGATGGAGACTCAAGCGCGATACGAAGACTTAAGCAAATACTATTTTAGTGTCTTGCTAGCGAAAGAAGTGGTCGAGACACGCAAGTTGGTAGAAAGCGGCTTAAAAACACACAGGGACAACGCACTTAAATTAGAGCAGCAGGGACAAATTGCTCGAGTTGAACGCCTTCAAGCGGAATCCGCACTCGATCAAGCGACCATCGAGCGCAAGAAGGCACAAAAGAATCTTGATATCGCACAGACAGCGCTGACTCAAATACTCAGCCAATCTTCAACGGTTGAGCCTCGCGATCATCTGTTTATCAACGACACACTCCCCCAATGGACGCATTCATTAACCAAACTCTCATCACCTACCCGGGTTTGTCGTTGCTTGATGCAAAAGAGAAGCAGGCACGGAGTCTGATCAAAGCAGAAAAAGGCAAATATTACCCTGAGGTCTACCTGTATGGTGATTACAGCCTGCATGAAGACGACTCACTCGCTAGTCAGATGAAACCAGATTGGCTGGTTGGCGTTGGTGTCAGTATTCCACTCATTGAGTCAACCGGTCGCTCGGATCAAGTTAAAGCGGCTCATAGTGCTGTATCTCAAGTGCAGTACCTCAAAGCACAAGCCAAACAAGATTTAACCGTGCTAGTACAA
This window of the Vibrio neptunius genome carries:
- a CDS encoding tripartite tricarboxylate transporter permease, producing MLDGILQGLSTAVMPMNIMMVIVGCFVGTFIGMLPGLGPISAIALMIPITYGLDPSSGLILMAGVYYGAVFGGSTSSILINAPGCSSTVVTAFDGYPMAQKGQAGKALALAAYSSFTGGTLSAIMLLVAAPALASVSLSFQSSDYFALMLLGLSAVAAFAGKGQVIKAWMMTILGLMLSTVGIDKGVGVERFTFGLTDLMDGFSFLLLAMATFALGETLMGILKPEKDTRNEEQSKMSDIGSMKVTKEEIKEVAPVSIRSSILGFFTGVLPGAGATIAAFLSYGMERNLAPKDKKEQFGKGSIRGLVAPESANNAASSGSFVPLLTLGIPGSGTTAIMLGALIAYGIQPGPRLFVEHPDVFWSVIISMYFGNIVLVILNLPLIPYISKLLAVPRTVLLPMILFFSITGVYLVSFNTMDVFIMLLIAMGAIALRLANFPLAPLLLGFILGGLMEENLRRALMISDGELSFLWERPISMTFTVLAVLVLFSPILVKLFQRLKPSPVKAEQ